In a single window of the Botrytis cinerea B05.10 chromosome 12, complete sequence genome:
- the Bchis2 gene encoding Bchis2 has product MAFSMHSHSGQFCPGHAKDTLEQVIQMAISRGMQTFALTEHMPRNSNSDLYPEEVEAGDDVARFVPRHEAYLVEATRLREKYKNELNILIGFEGEWIRSDYGPLIKDLASNPLIDFFIGSIHHVNEIPIDYDAALYAKAIEKSGGSEEKLYEDYFEQQYELLQTLKPKVVGHFDLIRLLSENPDRDLTEWKGVWDMVLRNLLEVVKYGGLLEINTSALRKGLKEPYPGRQICEAYIRFGGKFTMSDDSHGIGHVGTNFVKAIDYIESLGVEELYTFERTTLVGSNGVNQTLGLKSVTLSSVKETFIPG; this is encoded by the exons ATGGCATTCTCAATGCATAGCCACTCTGGGCAGTTTTGTCCTGGCCACGCAAAAGATACACTCGAACAAGTGATTCAAATGGCCATTTCTCGAGGCATGCAAACCTTTGCATTAACAGAGCACATGCCCCGGAACTCAAATTCTGATTTATATCCCGAAGAA GTCGAAGCCGGCGATGATGTAGCTCGGTTCGTTCCCAGACACGAAGCTTATCTCGTTGAAGCCACTCGTCTTCGCGAAAAATACAAGAATGAactcaatattcttatagGCTTTGAAGGAGAATGGATTCGATCGGATTATGGGCCTTTGATCAAAGATCTTGCCTCGAATCCTCTCATCGATTTCTTCATTGGTTCAATACATCACGTGAATGAAATTCCTATTGATTACGACGCTGCATTATATGCCAAAGCGATTGAGAAATCAGGAGGCTCGGAGGAGAAATTATATGAAGACTATTTTGAGCAGCAGTATGAATTGTTGCAGACCCTGAAACCGAAGGTGGTGGGTCATTTCGATTTGATTCGATTATTGAGTGAGAATCCAGATAGAGATTTGACTGAGTGGAAAGGAGTTTGGGATATGGTCTTGAGAAATTTGCTGGAGGTGGTGAAGTATGGAGGGTTGTTGGAAATTAATACTAGTGCATTGAGAAAAGGATTGAAGGAGCCATATCCGGGAAGACAGATCTGTGAG GCATACATACGATTTGGCGGCAAGTTCACGATGTCTGATGACAGTCATGGCATTGGGCATGTAGGAACAAATTTTGTTAAGGCGATAGATTATATAGAATCTCTCGGGGTTGAAGAGCTTTATACCTTCGAGCGGACTACTTTGGTTGGATCAAATGGGGTCAATCAAACTTTGGGCTTGAAGAGTGTAACTTTATCAAGCGTGAAGGAAACTTTCATCCCGGGTTGA
- the Bcmlh1 gene encoding Bcmlh1 produces the protein MSEPMDMDAGTETSRGTKRKAESELPEVTAPGRIKALDPDVVNKIAAGEIIVAPVHALKELIENAVDAGSTSLEVLVKDGGLKLLQITDNGHGINKEDMAILCERFTTSKLKQFEDLTSIGTYGFRGEALASISHIAHLTVTTRTKDSNCAFRAHYDSGRLIPAKPGQGSDPKPIAGRPGTQITVEDLFYNVPTRRRAFRSASEEYNKILDVVGRYAIHCKGVAFSCKKHGEASTTISTQLASSTVDRIRQIHGSGVANELIEFKSADPQWGFTAQGWTTNANYHVKKTTLLLFINHRAVESTAIRKAIEQTYSAFLPKGGHPFTYLNLEIEPHRLDVNVHPTKREVNFLNEEEIIEKICNDIRIKLADVDKSRNFMTQTLLPGAQVPLVADTLDPVAFAAADRARTTTRPYENNLVRTDAKLRKITTMLPPTTKPTTTANREATPNPSGSTVAPNSQDIEYTHSDREPIICRLMTIKELRTSVRDSMHNELTEIFASHTFVGIVDERRRLAAIQSGVKLFLVDYAAISSAFFYQVGLTDFGNFGEIRFNPPLSLTSLLTLAATHEKATQPPNTSPEDDFEVEDVVEIVSEQLISRREMLQEYFSLSITPDGLVEGIPLLLKNYTPALSKLPQFLLRLGPHVNWNDEKECFSSFLQELARFYVPEQLPPSPGPEHQDVNEPETQTTSISPELKQRRDAVRKMVEDVLFPAFRSRLLATRDLMGGAVLEVANLKGLYRVFERC, from the exons ATGTCTGAGCCCATGGATATGGACGCAGGCACCGAAACATCAAGAGgcacaaaaagaaaagccgAGAGTGAACTCCCAGAAGTTACTGCCCCTGGGCGTATCAAG GCATTGGATCCCGATGTAGTCAATAAGATCGCTGCAGGCGAGATCATTGTAGCTCCGGTGCATGCTTTGAAGGAACTCATTGAAAATGCCGTTGATGCAGGCTCAACGTCCCTGGAGGTGCTGGTCAAAGATGGCGGCTTGAAGTTATTGCAAATCACTGACAATGGGCATGGAATTAAT AAAGAAGATATGGCAATTCTATGTGAGCGTTTCACAACTTCCAAGCTCAAACAATTTGAAGACTTGACGTCGATTGGAACGTATGGTTTTCGTGGAGAAGCTTTGGCTAGTATTAGTCATATTGCACATCTCACTGTCACGACAAGGACGAAGGATTCGAATTGTGCCTTTAGAGCACATTATGATAGTGGACGTTTGATACCTGCAAAGCCTGGTCAAGGCTCTGATCCAAAGCCCATTGCTGGTCGTCCTGGTACACAAATCACGGTGGAAGATCTCTTCTATAATGTACCTACACGTCGTCGTGCTTTTCGATCAGCCTCGGAAGAGTATAACAAAATACTTGACGTCGTCGGTAGATATGCTATTCATTGCAAGGGGGTAGCGTTCAGCTGTAAGAAGCACGGAGAGGCTAGCACCACAATCTCAACACAGCTGGCTTCTTCCACTGTAGATCGCATTCGACAAATTCATGGCAGTGGAGTGGCAAATGAGCTGATTGAGTTCAAGTCTGCTGATCCGCAATGGGGGTTTACTGCTCAAGGATGGACTACGAATGCGAATTATCATGTCAAGAAGACAACCTTACTTTTATTCATCAACCATCGTGCGGTCGAGTCAACAGCTATTCGAAAAGCAATTGAGCAAACTTATTCTGCCTTCCTCCCTAAAGGTGGCCACCCTTTTACATATCTTAACCTTGAGATCGAACCTCATCGGCTGGATGTCAACGTTCACCCCACGAAACGCGAGGTCAACTTCCTCAACGAAGAAGAGATCATTGAGAAAATATGCAACGATATCCGTATCAAACTTGCCGACGTAGACAAAAGTCGAAACTTTATGACCCAAACCCTCCTTCCCGGAGCTCAAGTGCCACTGGTAGCCGACACGCTGGATCCTGTCGCATTCGCTGCCGCGGACAGAGCCCGAACCACTACTAGGCCATATGAGAACAACCTTGTTCGTACTGATGCCAAACTCCGTAAAATCACCACTATGCTGCCACCTACTACCAAGCCTACAACAACTGCCAACAGAGAAGCCACCCCCAATCCTTCTGGAAGCACCGTAGCCCCGAACTCCCAAGATATAGAATACACCCACTCTGACCGCGAACCAATTATATGTCGCCTCATGACCATCAAAGAGCTCCGTACCTCTGTCCGCGACTCTATGCACAACGAGTTGACCGAAATTTTCGCTAGCCACACCTTCGTTGGTATAGTCGATGAGCGTCGTCGCCTTGCTGCCATTCAGTCTGGCGTGAAGCTCTTCCTCGTCGACTACGCCGCTATATCTTCTGCCTTCTTCTATCAAGTCGGCCTCACTGACTTTGGCAACTTTGGAGAAATTCGTTTCAATCCCCCCTTATCCCTCACATCTCTCTTGACCCTTGCAGCCACTCACGAAAAAGCCACTCAGCCCCCGAATACATCCCCCGAAGATGATTTCGAAGTAGAAGACGTAGTAGAGATCGTCTCCGAACAACTTATCTCCCGCCGCGAAATGTTGCAGGAATATTTCTCGCTCTCCATTACCCCCGATGGTCTTGTCGAAGGAattcccctcctcctcaaaaaTTACACACCGGCTTTATCTAAACTCCCGCAATTTCTCCTCCGTCTAGGTCCGCATGTAAATTGGAATGATGAGAAAGAATGCTTTTCCTCCTTCCTACAGGAATTAGCTAGATTCTACGTCCCAGAACAATTACCTCCATCGCCCGGTCCAGAACATCAAGATGTGAACGAACCAGAAACTCAAACGACATCCATTTCTCCCGAGCTCAAACAACGCAGAGATGCAGTGAGGAAAATGGTCGAAGATGTACTGTTCCCAGCTTTCCGCTCTAGGTTACTCGCTACGAGAGACTTGATGGGGGGCGCGGTGCTCGAGGTGGCGAATTTAAAGGGCCTGTATCGTGTTTTTGAACGATGCTGA
- the Bcrpn1 gene encoding Bcrpn1, protein MAQDGEPPKSVDKGKGKAVSDPKKPEEVEKDKDGKPIANGAKEEPVVGAEELSEEDQQLKSELDMLVERLTESDTSLYKSALEAIKDSIKTSTSSMTAVPKPLKFLRPHYEPMIKLYEQWPEGDDKTSLADVLSVIGMTFSDEERQDTLKFRLLAPTSDIASWGHEYTRHLALELGEMYSKRLAEDQPTQDLIDLALILVPLFLKSNAEADAVDLMSELEIIDQIPNYLDKETYTRACLYMVSMVNLLTYPEDQTFLKTAHDIYKKYNQLTQAIVLAIRLNDLELVRSDFDSTTDPALKKQMAFLIARQRIVLDDLPSETSEDQEIMECMYNTKMPEHFKALAKELNILDPKTTEDIYKSHLESNRVAGLTNLDSAGHNLAAGFVNAFVNAGFGNDKMMMVEDEKASWVWKTKEEGMMSTVASMGTLLLWDVETGLDKIDKYTYAPETQIQAGTLLAIGIMNSGVRIDSEPALALLGEEDKLNHKNPLVRVGAIMGLGLAYAGSNREQLLELLLPIVTDTSVEMQISAMAALSLGMIFVGSGNSDITEAIFQTFLDDDRKSQLKDKWTRFMALGLGLLFFGQQENVDVILETLKAVDHPMSKPTAVLAEICAWAGTGTVLKLQELLHICNDHIEESDDKKGDELLQAYAVLGLGLVAMGEDVGQEMVLRQFAHLMHYGEANIRKAVPLAMGLLSPSNPQMKVYDTLSRYSHDNDNDVAINAIFAMGLLGAGTNNARLAQLLRQLASYYHRDPDALFMVRIAQGLLHMGKGTLSINPFHTDRQVLSRVAAGGLLSVLVAMIDAKQFVTTKSHYLLYYLVTAMHPRFLVTLDEDLKPLTVNVRVGQAVDVVGQAGRPKTITGWQTQSTPVLLAYGERAELEDEQYISLSSNLEGLVILRKNPEWEDGKS, encoded by the exons ATGGCGCAAGATGGCGAACCACCAAAGTCTGTTGACAAGGGCAAAGGCAAGGCGGTCTCAGATCCCAAGAAGCCAGAGGAGGTAGAGAAGGATAAAGATGGAAAGCCTATAGCTAATGGGGCGAAAGAAGAGCCGGTTGTTGGAG CGGAGGAGCTCAGCGAGGAGGATCAACAACTGAAGAGTGAGCTTGATATGCTGGTGGAGCGATTAACA GAATCCGACACAAGTCTGTACAAAAGTGCCCTCGAAGCCATCAAAGATTCGATCAAAACCTCCACTTCATCTATGACCGCTGTACCAAAACCTCTCAAGTTCCTTAGACCGCATTACGAGCCTATGATTAAGTTGTACGAACAATGGCCAGAAGGGGACGACAAAACATCTCTTGCAGATGTTCTTTCAGTTATTGGTATGACATTTTCGGATGAAGAAAGACAGGACACTCTCAAGTTTCGATTGCTTGCACCTACATCAGACATTGCCTCATGGGGTCATGAATATACACGACATCTTGCTTTGGAATTGGGAGAGATGTACAGCAAGAGATTAGCAGAAGATCAACCAACTCAAGATCTTATTGATCTAGCCTTGATCCTTGTGCCATTATTCTTGAAGAGTAACGCCGAGGCTGATGCTGTTGATTTGATGAGCGAGCTTGAAATTATCGACCAAATCCCAAATTATCTGGATAAGGAAACCTACACACGAGCATGCCTCTACATGGTCAGCATGGTCAACCTCTTGACTTATCCAGAGGATCAGACATTCCTCAAAACCGCACACGATATTTACAAGAAGTACAACCAACTTACCCAGGCAATTGTCCTTGCTATTAGGTTAAACGATCTCGAGCTCGTCAGATCCGATTTCGATTCCACAACAGACCCGGCATTGAAGAAACAAATGGCTTTCCTCATTGCTCGCCAAAGAATAGTTCTTGACGACCTACCATCCGAAACCAGCGAGGACCAGGAGATCATGGAGTGTATGTATAACACTAAGATGCCGGAGCATTTCAAGGCATTAGCCAaggaattaaatattttggaTCCAAAGACGACCGAAGATATTTACAAGAGTCATCTGGAGAGCAATAGGGTCGCGGGATTAACCAACCTTGACTCTGCTGGGCACAACTTGGCAGCAGGTTTTGTCAATGCTTTCGTAAACGCTGGGTTCGGCAATGAtaagatgatgatggttgAAGACGAGAAGGCAAGTTGGGTATGGAAAACTAAGGAGGAGGGAATGATGTCCACAGTTGCGTCGATGGGTACATTACTTCTCTGGGACGTTGAGACCGGTTTGGACAAGATTGACAAATATACATACGCCCCCGAAACTCAAATCCAAGCCGGTACTCTATTGGCTATCGGTATAATGAATTCTGGAGTACGAATTGATTCTGAACCTGCTCTCGCTCTTCTTGGTGAAGAGGATAAGCTTAACCACAAAAACCCTCTTGTTAGAGTTGGTGCTATTATGGGTCTTGGTCTTGCGTATGCTGGATCAAACAGGGAGCAACTTTTGGAGCTTCTCTTACCTATTGTTACCGATACCTCCGTGGAAATGCAAATTTCCGCCATGGCAGCTTTATCTTTGGGTATGATCTTCGTTGGATCTGGTAACAGTGATATCACTGAAGCCATCTTCCAAACTTTCCTCGATGATGATCGCAAATCTCAGCTTAAGGACAAGTGGACTCGATTTATGGCTCTTGGTCTGGGTTTGTTGTTCTTTGGACAACAAGAGAACGTTGACGTTATCCTCGAGACTTTGAAGGCTGTTGATCACCCCATGTCTAAGCCAACAGCTGTTTTGGCAGAAATTTGTGCCTGGGCTGGAACAGGAACAGTTTTGAAGCTCCAAGAACTTCTCCACATCTGTAATGATCATATTGAAGAGAGTGATGATAAGAAAGGCGATGAATTACTTCAAGCCTATGCTGTCCTCGGTCTTGGTTTGGTCGCTATGGGAGAAGATGTTGGTCAAGAGATGGTTTTGCGTCAATTCGCTCATTTGATGCACTACGGTGAAGCCAATATCCGAAAAGCAGTTCCTCTCGCTATGGGTCTTCTAAGTCCTAGTAACCCACAGATGAAGGTTTATGATACATTATCTCGTTACAGTCACgacaatgacaatgatgTTGCGATTAATGCTATCTTTGCAATGGGTCTCTTGGGTGCTGGAACCAACAATGCTAGACTGGCTCAATTGCTCCGACAATTGGCTAGCTATTACCACCGTGATCCTGACGCCTTGTTCATGGTAAGAATCGCCCAAGGTCTGCTTCACATGGGTAAAGGAACACTTTCCATCAACCCATTCCACACCGACCGCCAAGTACTCTCTCGAGTAGCAGCCGGTGGTCTTCTCTCCGTCTTGGTTGCTATGATCGATGCCAAACAATTCGTCACCACCAAATCACATTACCTCCTATACTACCTCGTTACAGCTATGCACCCTCGATTCCTCGTCACTCTTGACGAAGATCTTAAGCCATTAACAGTCAATGTTCGAGTTGGACAAGCCGTTGATGTTGTAGGACAAGCTGGTCGTCCTAAGACTATCACTGGTTGGCAAACACAGAGTACCCCTGTACTTTTGGCATATGGCGAGAGAGCGGAATTGGAAGATGAACAATATATTAGTTTGAGCAGTAATCTGGAGGGTCTTGTCATTTTGAGAAAG AACCCAGAgtgggaagatggaaaaagcTAG
- the Bcrio2 gene encoding Bcrio2, whose product MKLDTKAMRYLTAEDWRTLTAVEQGSKNHEVVPTKLIEQLSGLRGGVHRCISALAKVNLIARLKNAKYDGYRLTYGGLDYLALNTYRKRKDVYSVGNQIGVGKESDIFVVADEKGVQRVLKIHRLGRISFRTVKANRDYLRHRSSASWMHMSRLAALKEFTFMTALRDNGFPVPEPLAQSRHTIVMSLIDAFPMRQISSVPDPASLYAELISMILRLAQYGLIHGDFNEFNILIKEETNPENPEEVLSLTPILIDFPQMVSVDHVNAEYYFDRDVNCIKRFFDRRFHFTSNEKGPHFKDARKLIGKDGVKRLDVSVEASGFSKKMAKELEAYMKAVGVDGDGEPGAERSDDDFDDDEDDDDDEEEDEEEEEEEKEAADPANVEQQNEETTETKPKGDAEPSNDDKEELSLSNLKIEEKT is encoded by the coding sequence ATGAAGTTGGATACTAAGGCTATGCGGTATTTGACCGCTGAAGACTGGCGCACACTTACAGCAGTCGAACAAGGTTCCAAAAATCATGAAGTTGTCCCTACAAAACTCATCGAACAATTATCAGGTCTCCGAGGCGGGGTTCACAGATGCATATCCGCACTCGCAAAAGTCAATTTAATCGCACGTCTCAAGAACGCAAAGTACGATGGCTATCGTCTCACATACGGAGGACTCGATTATCTTGCGTTGAATACGTATCGCAAACGCAAGGATGTCTACAGTGTCGGAAATCAAATTGGGGTTGGAAAAGAGAGTGATATTTTCGTGGTGGCAGATGAGAAGGGAGTGCAGAGGGTCCTAAAGATCCATCGATTGGGACGAATATCATTTAGAACGGTCAAGGCGAATCGAGACTATCTACGACATCGATCCTCGGCATCATGGATGCATATGTCACGATTGGCAGCGCTGAAGGAATTCACATTCATGACGGCTCTACGAGATAATGGATTTCCAGTCCCCGAACCACTCGCACAATCTAGACACACTATAGTTATGTCTTTGATCGATGCATTCCCTATGCGTCAAATATCTTCCGTTCCAGATCCAGCGTCCCTATACGCCGAACTCATCTCCATGATCCTACGCTTAGCACAATATGGTCTCATTCACGGCGATTTCAACGAATTCAACATTTTAATCAAGGAAGAGACCAACCCAGAAAATCCTGAAGAGGTACTCAGTTTGACTCCTATTCTTATTGATTTTCCACAAATGGTTTCTGTCGATCATGTAAATGCGGAGTACTACTTTGATCGAGACGTCAACTGCATCAAGCGATTTTTTGACCGACGATTCCATTTCACAAGCAATGAGAAGGGTCCTCATTTCAAGGATGCTCGCAAACTTATCGGCAAGGATGGTGTAAAACGACTTGATGTTTCTGTTGAGGCATCGGGATTCTCAAAGAAGATGGCGAAAGAGCTTGAGGCATACATGAAAGCGGTAGGCGTTGATGGTGATGGCGAGCCTGGAGCAGAAAGAAGTGATGATGACTttgacgacgacgaagatgatgatgacgacgaggaggaggatgaagaagaggaagaagaagaaaaggaggcTGCAGATCCTGCCAACGTGGAACAGCAGAATGAAGAGACTACAGAGACAAAGCCGAAGGGGGATGCTGAACCATCGAATGATGACAAGGAAGAACTGTCATTGTCCAATCTTAAGATCGAAGAGAAGACTTGA
- the Bccpr1 gene encoding Bccpr1, producing the protein MGGQLDVLDIVVLGVLALGTIAYFTKGKYWGVVKDPYATSYAATNGNKPAKTRNITEKMDESNKNCVVFYGSQTGTAEDYASRLAKEGKSRFGLETMVADLEDYDYDTLDTFGEDKVAIFVLATYGEGEPTDNAVDFYEYFMNEDVEFSSGEKSLANLKFVAFGLGNNTYEHYNSMVRNVTKAFEKLGATRIGEAGEGDDGAGTMEEDFLAWKDPMWTALAEKMGLQEREAVFEPVFAITDREELTKDSSEVYLGEPNKMHLEGTSKGPYNAHNPYIAPISESKELFTVKDRNCLHLEIDISGSNLSYQTGDHIAVWPTNAGREVDRFLDVTGLSSKKDSVITVKALDSTAKVPFPTPTTYDAIVRYHMEICAPVSRQFLATLAAFAPNDAIKAEMEKLGGDKDYFHQKISNNYLNIAQVLQEVGGQEKWSAIPFSAFIEGLGKIQPRYYSISSSSLVQKKKISITAVVESTDIPGRTDALKGVTTNYLLALKQKQHGDEHPDPHGLTYEITGPRNKYDGIHVPVHVRHSNFKLPSDPSKPVIMIGPGTGVAPFRAFVQERAAQAKAGENVGRTILFFGCRKSTEDFMYKDEWKEYEEALGDKFSLITAFSREGKEKVYVQHRLKEHAKEINDLLMQKSYFYVCGDAANMAREVNTVLGQIISEQRGIPESKAEDIVKSMRSANQYQEDVWS; encoded by the exons atGGGTGGACAACTTGACGTCCTGGACATTGTCGTCCTTGGAGTTCTAGCTCTGGGAACGATAGCATACTTTACAAAGGGAAAATACTGGGGTGTCGTGAAGGATCCCTATGCTACCAGTTATGCCGCCACCAATGGAAACAAACCCGCAAAGACAAGAAACATCACTGAGAAGATGGACGAGTCCAACAAGAACTGCGTCGTCTTCTATGGTTCGCAGACTGGTACCGCAGAAGACTACGCTTCTCGATTGGCAAAGGAAGGCAAGAGTCGTTTCGGCTTGGAGACCATGGTGGCAGACTTGGAAGACTATGATTATGACACTCTCGACACCTTTGGAGAAGATAAAGTCGCAATCTTCGTATTGGCTACATATGGTGAAGGTGAACCAACCGATAACGCCGTTGATTTCTATGAATATTTCatgaatgaagatgttgagtTTTCTAGTGGTGAGAAATCGCTTGCAAACCTCAAATTTGTTGCATTTGGTCTCGGAAACAACACCTACGAACACTACAACTCAATGGTCAGAAACGTCACAAAGGCTTTCGAGAAGCTCGGCGCTACAAGAATTGGTGAAGCCGGTGAGGGAGACGATGGAGCTGGTACTATGGAAGAAGACTTTTTGGCCTGGAAGGATCCAATGTGGACTGCATTGGCTGAAAAGATGGGACTCCAGGAACGTGAAGCTGTTTTTGAACCGGTTTTTGCTATTACAGACAGGGAAGAGTTGACAAAGGATTCCTCAGAGGTTTATCTCGGCGAGCCAAACAAGATGCATCTAGAGGGTACTTCAAAGGGTCCCTACAACGCTCACAACCCTTACATTGCACCTATTTCTGAATCCAAGGAGCTTTTCACTGTCAAGGACCGAAATTGTTTGCACTTGGAAATCGATATCAGTGGATCTAACCTCAGCTATCAAACCGGAGATCATATTGCAGTTTGGCCAACAAATGCTGGAAGAGAAGTGGACCGATTCCTCGATGTTACCGGGCTCTCTTCCAAAAAGGATTCTGTCATTACCGTTAAAGCATTGGATTCAACTGCAAAGGTCCCATTCCCTACCCCAACTACATACGATGCTATAGTTAGATATCACATGGAAATATGCGCACCTGTATCACGTCAATTCCTTGCCACTTTGGCTGCCTTTGCCCCAAATGACGCCATTAAGGCCGAAATGGAAAAGCTTGGTGGTGATAAAGATTACTTTCATCAGAAGATCAGCAACAACTATTTGAATATCGCTCAGGTTTTGCAGGAAGTTGGTGGTCAAGAAAAGTGGAGCGCCATCCCATTTTCTGCTTTCATTGAAGGTTTGGGCAAGATTCAACCTCGTTACTACTCTATCTCGTCTTCCTCGCTtgtacaaaagaaaaagatttccATTACGGCGGTTGTTGAGTCAACCGATATTCCTGGAAGAACCGATGCTTTGAAGGGTGTTACCACAAATTATCTCCTTGCATTGAAACAGAAGCAACATGGCGACGAACACCCCGATCCTCATGGCCTCACATATGAAATCACAGGACCACGCAACAAGTATGATGGCATTCACGTTCCGGTACACGTAAGACACTCCAACTTCAAGCTTCCATCCGATCCATCCAAGCCTGTCATCATGATTGGTCCTGGAACCGGTGTTGCACCTTTCAGGGCATTTGTCCAAGAGAGAGCTGCACAAGCAAAGGCTGGCGAAAATGTTGGACGAACAATCTTATTCTTTGGATGTAGAAAGTCTACAGAAGATTTCATGTACAAAGATGAATGGAAA GAATACGAAGAAGCCCTTGGCGACAAATTCTCGCTCATCACTGCATTCTCTCGTGAGGGCAAGGAAAAGGTCTATGTCCAGCACCGTCTCAAGGAACATGCCAAAGAAATCAACGATCTTCTTATGCAAAAGTCCTACTTCTATGTTTGTGGTGATGCCGCAAACATGGCTAGAGAAGTCAATACTGTTCTTGGCCAAATCATCTCAGAGCAACGTGGCATCCCAGAATCAAAGGCTGAGGATATTGTAAAAAGTATGCGATCCGCCAATCAATACCAG GAGGATGTGTGGTCATAG